One Paenibacillus sp. FSL H7-0737 DNA segment encodes these proteins:
- a CDS encoding DegT/DnrJ/EryC1/StrS family aminotransferase — MIPFLDLKKINLRHEEAILNSVRKVLHSGWYIMGEEVKSFESEFTDYCGTKYALGVANGLDALELIIRAYDIGPGDEIIVPSNTYIASILSISANGAIPVLVEPNLLTYNLDPEKIEESITPNTKAILVVHLYGQACNMTPIKIIAEKYNLKIIEDCAQAHGAVYADRKVGNLGDAAAFSFYPGKNLGALGDAGAITTNDEKLYTNLHALRNYGSHKKYENIFKGYNSRLDEFQAPILSEKLKFLDQDNSHRRTIASYYLNNINNENLVLPFVEEKSESHVWHVFVVRTSFRTDFINYMTQKGIQTMIHYPIPPHKQEAYKEWNELSFPISEKIHSEIVSLPISPVMDLEDVKKVVEVVNDFRTY; from the coding sequence ATGATCCCTTTCCTCGATCTGAAGAAAATCAATCTACGTCATGAAGAAGCTATTTTAAATAGTGTTCGTAAAGTTCTACACTCTGGATGGTATATAATGGGTGAAGAGGTTAAATCTTTTGAATCGGAATTTACTGATTATTGTGGCACCAAATATGCTCTCGGAGTAGCTAATGGATTAGATGCTTTGGAATTAATAATTAGAGCTTATGATATCGGTCCTGGAGACGAAATTATTGTGCCTTCGAATACCTATATTGCGTCTATATTATCCATATCCGCTAATGGCGCAATACCTGTGCTAGTCGAACCTAACTTACTAACATATAACCTAGACCCTGAAAAAATTGAAGAAAGTATTACTCCTAATACAAAGGCGATTCTAGTTGTTCACCTTTATGGTCAAGCATGTAATATGACGCCAATTAAGATTATTGCAGAAAAATACAACCTGAAGATAATCGAAGATTGTGCGCAGGCTCACGGTGCTGTTTATGCTGATAGAAAGGTAGGAAACTTAGGGGATGCTGCAGCATTCAGTTTTTATCCTGGTAAAAATCTTGGGGCCTTAGGCGATGCAGGTGCCATCACTACTAATGATGAGAAACTATATACAAATCTTCATGCTTTAAGAAATTATGGATCACATAAAAAATATGAAAATATTTTTAAAGGTTATAATAGCAGATTGGATGAATTTCAAGCACCAATTTTGAGTGAAAAATTAAAATTTCTAGATCAAGATAACAGTCATAGAAGAACTATCGCATCATATTACTTGAATAATATCAATAATGAAAATCTTGTATTGCCATTTGTTGAGGAGAAATCGGAATCACATGTTTGGCATGTATTTGTAGTTAGAACGTCCTTTAGAACTGATTTTATTAACTATATGACCCAAAAGGGTATTCAAACTATGATTCACTACCCTATTCCGCCTCATAAACAGGAAGCATATAAAGAATGGAATGAACTATCCTTCCCTATCTCTGAAAAAATCCATTCGGAAATTGTTAGCCTCCCAATAAGTCCGGTAATGGATTTAGAAGATGTGAAGAAAGTTGTGGAGGTTGTGAATGATTTCAGAACGTATTAA
- a CDS encoding ABC transporter ATP-binding protein yields the protein MIEVQDLVKSYKLYDKPMDRLKEALSISHKVYHKEFKALNGISFNVQKGDALGILGKNGSGKSTLLKLITGVLSPTSGTLEVKGKISAILELGAGFNPEYSGRENVYLNGLMMGFSREEIDDKMNDIIEFADIGEFIEQPVKIYSSGMFARLAFAVSINVDPDILIVDEALAVGDVRFQTKCIDKMKELKSRGTTILFVSHATEQVKRFCNKAIWLKDGNVQALGESSEIADLYEDFMKYNNNDHVVEQVITDEIKPLEVSQDEDFIKPEDPDLLAAITKVELNKNNFRTFDELLVEIEYEIYADIIEDLLLGVAIYTPDREYIFGPNTHLEKIDIPNKFGRHRLKYIVPSLPLLGGTFCLDVGIFNNEGIVCMHYKENVVNFVITNKYFSEGLVYMNHRWEVSK from the coding sequence ATGATTGAAGTTCAAGATTTAGTGAAATCTTATAAATTATATGATAAGCCCATGGATCGCCTGAAAGAGGCGTTATCCATATCTCATAAAGTTTACCACAAAGAATTCAAAGCTCTTAATGGTATTTCTTTTAACGTTCAGAAGGGAGACGCGCTGGGGATCTTAGGGAAAAACGGATCCGGTAAATCGACTTTATTGAAGTTGATAACAGGAGTCTTATCTCCCACTAGCGGAACCCTAGAAGTTAAGGGGAAAATATCTGCAATTCTGGAACTGGGAGCAGGATTTAATCCGGAATATAGTGGCCGAGAGAATGTATATCTTAATGGTCTGATGATGGGGTTTAGTCGCGAGGAAATCGACGATAAGATGAATGATATAATCGAGTTTGCTGATATTGGCGAATTCATAGAGCAGCCTGTAAAGATATACTCTAGTGGGATGTTTGCTAGGCTGGCTTTTGCTGTTTCTATTAATGTAGATCCGGATATCTTGATTGTTGATGAAGCTCTCGCTGTTGGGGATGTGCGTTTTCAAACGAAATGTATTGATAAAATGAAAGAACTGAAAAGTAGGGGTACAACAATATTGTTTGTATCTCACGCAACCGAACAAGTGAAGCGATTTTGCAATAAAGCAATATGGCTTAAAGATGGTAACGTGCAAGCGTTAGGTGAGTCATCTGAAATCGCTGATCTTTATGAAGATTTTATGAAATACAATAATAATGACCATGTTGTTGAACAGGTGATTACGGATGAAATTAAACCATTGGAAGTTTCACAAGATGAAGATTTTATAAAGCCAGAAGATCCCGATTTACTAGCCGCAATTACAAAAGTAGAACTAAATAAAAATAATTTCAGGACCTTCGATGAATTATTAGTTGAAATTGAATATGAGATCTATGCGGATATTATAGAGGACCTATTATTGGGGGTGGCAATTTACACCCCTGATCGAGAATATATATTCGGACCAAATACACACTTGGAAAAAATAGATATACCTAATAAGTTTGGCAGGCATAGGTTGAAATATATAGTACCTAGTTTACCGTTACTTGGTGGTACCTTCTGTCTAGATGTTGGGATATTTAATAATGAAGGAATTGTATGTATGCACTATAAAGAGAATGTTGTTAACTTTGTTATAACTAATAAATACTTTTCTGAAGGTTTAGTATATATGAATCATAGATGGGAAGTGTCAAAATGA
- a CDS encoding glycosyltransferase family 2 protein codes for MISERIKLSIVVPIYFNELNIPHTIPRLQNLETIIPNCDFEFVFVDDGSKDNSFSLLMEAKEQDSRIKVIKLSRNFGSMSAIQAGLRYTTGDCVGIIAADLQDPPEMFKEMVEHWRTGIKVVLGTRADREESFSQKMFSNTYYFLLEKFALKGYPKGGFDFLLIDRQVVQEVLEIQEKNTSVMSLIYWLGHDQVQIPYVRQERKLGKSRWTLAKKVKLFIDSFVSFSYTPIRFMSFIGFVTAFLSFLYGVFVIISTVFGIIELQGWTTIIALITFLLGIIMIMLGIIGEYLWRILDESRERPSYVVDQTFE; via the coding sequence ATGATTTCAGAACGTATTAAGTTATCTATTGTCGTCCCTATATACTTTAATGAGTTAAACATTCCACATACTATCCCACGATTGCAGAATTTAGAGACTATTATACCCAATTGTGATTTTGAATTTGTTTTTGTCGATGATGGTTCAAAAGACAACTCATTTTCTTTATTGATGGAAGCTAAAGAACAAGATTCTCGGATTAAAGTTATTAAGCTAAGTCGTAATTTTGGTTCGATGTCGGCTATACAGGCGGGCTTAAGATATACTACTGGCGATTGTGTCGGCATTATAGCTGCTGATTTACAAGATCCTCCTGAAATGTTTAAAGAGATGGTAGAACATTGGAGAACAGGCATAAAAGTTGTACTTGGAACAAGAGCAGATAGAGAAGAGTCATTCTCTCAGAAGATGTTTTCAAATACCTATTATTTTTTATTGGAAAAATTCGCATTAAAGGGATATCCAAAAGGTGGATTTGATTTTTTGTTAATTGATAGACAGGTTGTACAAGAAGTTTTGGAAATTCAAGAGAAGAATACGAGTGTTATGAGTCTCATATATTGGCTTGGACATGATCAAGTACAAATTCCTTATGTGAGGCAAGAAAGAAAACTGGGTAAATCTAGGTGGACACTCGCTAAGAAAGTAAAACTTTTTATTGATTCATTTGTAAGTTTCTCATACACACCTATTCGTTTCATGTCATTCATCGGGTTTGTTACAGCTTTTCTGAGTTTTCTATATGGTGTTTTTGTTATAATTAGTACTGTCTTTGGTATCATTGAGTTACAAGGATGGACTACAATTATAGCTCTAATTACTTTTTTATTAGGGATTATAATGATTATGTTAGGAATTATAGGTGAATATCTTTGGAGGATATTAGATGAAAGTAGAGAAAGACCATCCTACGTTGTTGACCAAACTTTTGAGTAA
- a CDS encoding GtrA family protein, with product MKVEKDHPTLLTKLLSKQFLKFVISGGINTLATYLVYLLLLEFLSYSMSYTISYISGIFLSYYLNTAFVFKEKVLFRKFLKFPIVYLVQYLINLFMLYVLVEHLNLSKQIVPLIVIVVTIPITYTLSKLIIKSK from the coding sequence ATGAAAGTAGAGAAAGACCATCCTACGTTGTTGACCAAACTTTTGAGTAAACAATTTTTGAAATTTGTCATTAGCGGAGGAATAAATACATTAGCAACATATCTGGTCTATTTACTCCTTCTTGAATTCCTTAGTTATTCTATGTCTTATACAATTTCTTATATTTCTGGAATATTTCTTTCCTATTACTTGAATACAGCTTTTGTATTTAAAGAAAAGGTTTTATTTAGAAAGTTTCTTAAGTTTCCGATCGTATATCTGGTACAGTATTTAATTAATTTGTTTATGTTATATGTTTTAGTTGAGCATTTAAATCTATCGAAACAAATCGTACCCTTAATAGTTATTGTAGTGACAATTCCGATCACCTACACACTTTCTAAACTTATTATTAAAAGTAAATGA
- a CDS encoding sugar 3,4-ketoisomerase → MESEALESSIIESTMLGDERGHLTVIEAENTIPFDIKRVFYIYGTLSNIRRGYHAHYKTRQALISVSGSCKVYLDNTKRKTDILLDSPTKVLILEPNDWHEMYDFSSDCVLLVLASHLYDSADYIRDYDKFIEVYGG, encoded by the coding sequence ATGGAAAGTGAAGCCCTAGAAAGCTCTATCATTGAAAGTACCATGCTTGGTGATGAAAGAGGGCATTTAACTGTCATTGAGGCAGAGAACACTATTCCGTTTGACATTAAGAGGGTGTTTTATATTTATGGAACTTTATCCAATATACGCCGTGGATATCACGCTCATTATAAAACTAGACAAGCATTAATAAGCGTATCAGGAAGCTGTAAAGTTTATTTGGATAATACGAAAAGAAAAACGGATATATTATTAGATTCTCCTACCAAAGTTCTCATTCTTGAACCAAATGATTGGCATGAAATGTATGATTTTTCTTCAGATTGCGTATTACTCGTTCTCGCTTCCCACTTATATGATTCAGCAGATTATATTCGTGATTATGACAAATTTATAGAGGTGTATGGGGGATGA
- a CDS encoding glycosyltransferase family 2 protein — MKITDIVSRILTAIAGVFGFRSTLNPLPISDLKKVNGTWISLGTDPAFILDGKFYCGWNIISWNSVSNDSIPVKLYWDDGAGFSEEKSMNLASISAGESKYKATFHIPIGVKKLRLDPGDREFEFKMEKIIIKKTLKHYLIASSIFNIINQRGFNAKSIKTLTNKAINVYKAQGIEGLKQRFKIVQVNSVDNNDSYERWLAHNAVTSRDIQEANKRMRAFNYNPLISIILPVYNVDEIWLRKCIDSVISQNYTNWELCISDDASPKIHIKNVLKEYEEQDQRIKVVYREKNGHISENSNSALQIATGEFIALLDHDDELALNALFENVLLLNNHPEADIIYSDEDKISVEGKRFAPFFKPDWSPDLLLCQMYTCHLSIYRKSLIDQVGGFRAGYEGSQDFDLMLRVSELTNNIYHIPKILYHWRAIQSSTAFSGSTKDYTHIAGFKAVQDAIIRRGYNAEVESVDNYSNLYLTRFKPTGNPKVSIIIPTKDNIQVIKMCLESIYTKTKYANFEIVIIDNGSSDPEVFDLYRYWQAKEQNRFKFFVLDIPFNYSKLNNFGAEKASGELLLLLNNDVEIITDDWLDEMVGQAIRPDIGAVGACLYYPDNTIQHGGVVLGIGGVAGHSHKYLPSEHEGYFRRLKVTSNYTAITAACLMIKKEKFSQVGGLEEKLQVAFNDVDFCLKVWSAGYRNIWLPHVKLYHYESKSRGHEDTPEKIERFSKEIDYMKTKWSIILENDPAYNPNLTKVREDFSIGEALEDI; from the coding sequence TTGAAGATTACAGACATAGTTAGTCGAATTTTGACAGCAATTGCGGGTGTGTTTGGTTTTAGATCAACCTTGAATCCCCTTCCCATATCTGATTTGAAAAAAGTAAATGGAACATGGATTTCATTGGGGACAGATCCAGCATTTATTTTGGACGGGAAGTTTTATTGCGGCTGGAACATCATATCTTGGAATTCAGTGAGCAACGATAGTATTCCAGTTAAACTATATTGGGATGATGGTGCGGGGTTTTCGGAAGAAAAGAGTATGAATTTGGCCTCCATTTCCGCTGGTGAAAGTAAGTATAAAGCTACTTTTCACATCCCCATTGGCGTTAAAAAATTGAGATTAGATCCAGGTGATAGGGAATTTGAGTTTAAAATGGAAAAGATAATAATAAAAAAAACATTAAAACACTATCTAATCGCGTCATCTATTTTTAATATTATTAATCAACGAGGATTTAATGCCAAATCAATAAAGACATTAACGAACAAAGCTATTAATGTATATAAAGCTCAGGGAATAGAGGGCTTGAAGCAACGATTTAAAATTGTACAAGTTAATAGTGTTGATAATAATGACAGTTATGAAAGATGGCTTGCTCATAATGCTGTTACTTCAAGAGATATTCAAGAAGCAAACAAAAGAATGAGAGCATTTAATTATAATCCGTTAATATCAATTATTCTTCCCGTTTATAATGTAGATGAAATATGGCTGAGAAAATGTATTGACTCAGTAATTTCCCAAAATTATACGAATTGGGAGTTGTGTATTTCAGATGATGCTTCTCCTAAAATACATATTAAAAATGTATTGAAAGAGTACGAAGAGCAGGATCAGAGAATAAAAGTTGTTTATAGAGAAAAGAATGGTCACATCTCTGAAAATTCCAATTCAGCACTTCAAATAGCTACCGGGGAATTTATTGCATTATTAGATCATGATGATGAATTAGCACTTAACGCGCTTTTCGAGAATGTTCTGTTACTTAATAATCATCCAGAAGCAGACATTATATATAGTGATGAGGACAAAATTTCGGTCGAAGGAAAAAGATTTGCTCCTTTTTTTAAACCCGATTGGTCTCCGGATTTATTATTATGTCAGATGTATACCTGTCATTTGTCGATTTATCGAAAAAGCTTGATTGATCAAGTGGGTGGATTTCGGGCAGGATATGAAGGTAGTCAAGATTTCGATCTTATGTTAAGAGTTTCTGAGCTTACAAATAATATATACCATATTCCCAAGATCCTTTATCATTGGAGAGCGATTCAAAGTTCAACAGCTTTTAGTGGGTCTACCAAAGATTATACACACATCGCCGGATTTAAGGCTGTACAGGATGCAATAATCAGAAGAGGATATAATGCGGAAGTTGAATCGGTTGATAATTATTCTAACCTATATTTGACAAGGTTTAAGCCAACTGGTAATCCGAAAGTCTCCATTATTATCCCTACAAAAGATAATATTCAAGTGATAAAAATGTGCTTAGAATCCATATATACAAAAACAAAATATGCTAATTTTGAAATTGTTATTATAGATAATGGTAGCAGTGATCCAGAGGTCTTTGATTTGTATCGGTACTGGCAAGCAAAAGAGCAAAACAGATTTAAGTTTTTTGTCTTAGACATTCCGTTTAACTATTCTAAATTGAATAATTTTGGTGCGGAAAAAGCGAGTGGAGAGCTTTTACTATTATTAAACAACGATGTGGAAATAATAACGGATGATTGGCTGGATGAGATGGTGGGACAAGCGATTAGACCTGATATTGGTGCGGTGGGTGCATGTTTGTATTATCCTGATAATACCATTCAACATGGTGGAGTTGTCTTAGGGATCGGTGGGGTAGCAGGCCATAGCCACAAATATTTACCTTCCGAGCATGAAGGATATTTTCGGAGATTAAAAGTTACATCGAATTATACTGCAATAACTGCAGCTTGTTTGATGATAAAAAAAGAAAAATTTAGTCAAGTCGGTGGACTAGAGGAAAAGTTACAAGTTGCGTTTAACGACGTTGATTTTTGTCTTAAAGTTTGGAGTGCTGGGTATAGGAATATTTGGTTGCCACATGTAAAACTTTATCACTATGAGTCAAAAAGCAGGGGCCATGAAGATACTCCAGAAAAGATAGAGCGTTTCTCGAAGGAAATTGATTATATGAAAACGAAATGGTCCATAATTTTGGAGAATGATCCAGCATATAATCCTAACTTGACGAAGGTACGAGAAGATTTTTCTATCGGAGAGGCGCTTGAGGATATATAA
- a CDS encoding glucosyltransferase domain-containing protein — MRFFKRSSLEISEEFQTFFSYMKSNKLFCVFIFFVALFAYGFPLTHFTLSIDEENALFRVGDAITIWSMQGRFGISILKTLFFSGQTNSITSTFLSVSALSFTSLIWAYAISSCLNTSKNERKFDFGGLTVALLFLSFPAHSENIGFSIMSIELGIGWIFISIATLLIAKWALFRKDKYYMMIGLLLLVLAISIYQAFLPAFICGVILITLINLVSLHKENINVVFKDYLIIILKYITVTVVSLIIYKIIETVISLFIPKSDYVEGFFLWGKEAPSTIVRNLLGNIKGIVMGDVIHGSNVILPSIIVSILLLLFFFYKALIRAEVRRTDWIIVVLFLGFIISPFLMSILLGSPMPIRANFAIVLFISASWYLLYIIMNKKIYKIAFITFAIITVFYQSQSMAQLFYSDYNRYQEDVKIANQIGYRIMDLDLGETPPYPVVYLGKHVQAKRANVIKQEVLGFSFFEWDGGNSVRIGNFMKSLGYDYLDPTEEQREKALKIADSMPVWPHKGSVALINDLIIVNLSENPEKYKLNLHYDFDDSTIQNEMISDLNITEKVEYFNDLEIEKADSSGLIIKAGKLDPYVSISLGHKLEEDSYKFISFEINSSVDGDMQLFLLQENESYSEKFSGTIKVKKGINKIYCDRNQLMNNLISLRIDPPAQSTFEVRKISFFK; from the coding sequence ATGAGGTTTTTCAAGAGAAGTTCATTAGAAATTAGTGAAGAATTTCAAACATTTTTTTCTTATATGAAAAGTAATAAGTTATTTTGTGTTTTTATATTTTTTGTAGCTCTATTCGCCTACGGATTTCCATTAACACATTTTACACTTTCTATAGATGAAGAGAATGCTTTATTTCGAGTTGGAGATGCTATAACTATTTGGAGTATGCAGGGTCGTTTTGGGATATCAATACTAAAGACTTTATTTTTTAGTGGGCAGACTAATTCTATTACAAGTACCTTTTTATCTGTATCGGCACTCAGCTTTACTAGTCTGATATGGGCTTATGCTATTAGTAGTTGTTTGAATACTAGTAAAAATGAAAGAAAGTTTGATTTTGGTGGATTAACTGTAGCTTTATTATTTTTAAGCTTTCCAGCCCATTCAGAAAATATAGGGTTTTCTATAATGAGTATTGAACTGGGAATTGGATGGATATTTATTTCAATAGCTACGTTACTTATTGCTAAATGGGCGCTTTTTAGAAAAGATAAATATTATATGATGATAGGTCTACTATTATTAGTTTTAGCGATTTCGATATACCAAGCATTTTTACCAGCTTTTATATGTGGGGTAATTTTAATTACATTGATAAATTTGGTATCTTTACATAAAGAAAATATCAATGTTGTTTTCAAAGATTACCTGATAATAATCTTGAAATATATAACTGTTACAGTGGTTAGTCTTATAATTTATAAGATTATCGAAACAGTAATTTCACTATTTATTCCTAAGTCAGATTATGTTGAAGGTTTTTTTCTTTGGGGTAAAGAGGCTCCAAGTACTATAGTCAGAAACTTGCTCGGCAACATTAAAGGAATTGTTATGGGAGATGTCATACACGGTAGTAATGTTATATTACCAAGTATAATTGTTAGTATCTTGCTTTTATTATTTTTCTTCTATAAAGCTTTGATACGTGCAGAAGTAAGAAGAACCGATTGGATAATAGTCGTATTATTCCTTGGTTTTATCATTTCTCCCTTTTTGATGTCTATTTTGCTAGGATCTCCAATGCCGATTAGGGCGAATTTTGCTATAGTGTTATTTATATCTGCAAGTTGGTACTTACTTTATATAATAATGAATAAAAAAATTTACAAAATTGCATTTATAACCTTTGCAATAATTACCGTTTTCTATCAATCTCAGTCAATGGCTCAACTGTTTTATAGCGATTATAATAGATATCAAGAAGATGTGAAAATAGCCAATCAAATTGGATATAGAATAATGGATCTTGACTTGGGAGAAACACCGCCATACCCAGTTGTTTATCTGGGTAAGCATGTGCAAGCGAAAAGGGCAAATGTTATTAAACAAGAGGTATTAGGGTTTTCTTTTTTTGAATGGGATGGAGGCAATAGTGTTAGGATTGGTAATTTCATGAAATCTTTAGGATATGATTATTTGGATCCGACGGAAGAACAAAGAGAAAAGGCATTAAAAATAGCGGATTCTATGCCTGTCTGGCCGCATAAAGGTTCCGTGGCGTTAATAAATGATCTTATTATTGTCAATCTCTCAGAAAACCCTGAAAAGTATAAGCTGAATTTACATTATGATTTTGATGACTCAACAATCCAAAATGAAATGATTTCAGATTTGAATATTACTGAAAAAGTAGAATATTTTAATGATCTAGAAATAGAGAAGGCTGATAGTAGTGGACTTATTATAAAGGCAGGTAAATTAGATCCCTATGTTTCAATATCGCTTGGTCATAAGCTTGAGGAGGATTCATATAAATTTATTTCATTTGAGATAAATTCTAGTGTCGATGGGGATATGCAATTATTCTTACTTCAAGAGAATGAGAGTTACAGCGAAAAGTTTAGTGGGACTATTAAAGTGAAGAAGGGCATAAATAAGATTTATTGTGATAGGAATCAACTGATGAATAATCTTATATCGCTTCGGATAGATCCGCCCGCACAGTCAACTTTTGAAGTGAGAAAAATTAGTTTTTTTAAATGA
- a CDS encoding acyltransferase, translating to MKHHFAHPQAIVESEKIGVDTRIWAFAHILPNAVIGSNCNINDHTFIENDVILGDNVTVKSGVYIWDGVRIEDNVFIGPNVTFTNDLRPRSKQYPTEFLKTVLEEWVSIGANATIIAGNTIGKYAMIGAGSLVTKNIPNNTLWYGNPAKFQGYICNCGEKLNNELLCSACSKQYLLEDKVIVEQH from the coding sequence ATGAAACATCACTTTGCACATCCACAGGCTATTGTCGAATCAGAGAAAATTGGAGTGGACACTCGAATTTGGGCGTTTGCACATATTTTACCGAATGCTGTGATTGGCTCGAACTGTAATATTAACGATCATACCTTCATCGAAAATGATGTAATCTTGGGGGATAATGTTACTGTTAAATCAGGAGTGTATATTTGGGATGGTGTTAGAATAGAAGATAATGTTTTTATTGGTCCGAATGTTACTTTTACTAATGATTTGAGACCTCGTTCCAAACAGTACCCAACTGAATTTTTGAAGACTGTGCTTGAAGAATGGGTTTCAATAGGTGCAAATGCAACAATTATAGCAGGGAATACAATTGGTAAGTACGCTATGATTGGAGCAGGGTCTTTAGTGACTAAAAACATTCCAAACAATACGTTATGGTATGGTAATCCAGCAAAATTCCAAGGATATATATGTAATTGTGGAGAAAAACTCAATAATGAATTGTTATGTTCTGCTTGTAGTAAACAATACTTACTGGAAGATAAAGTTATAGTAGAGCAACATTAA
- a CDS encoding class I SAM-dependent methyltransferase yields the protein MKNCAFDQYQRYNNIRNIINEMRSDNEKYRILEVGANEHRNLEKFLPLDKITYLDIQLPEELQKDPNYILGDATDMDFPDDEYDVIVALDVFEHIPLEKRNQFIDELYRVSSQICIITAPFLSKETVDAESRVNSIYKSLFGGDYIWLAEHKENGLPDKDALEGYLQAKNVKFKMIGHGRLSIWEKLMGFHFFAAKYPDLAVYRQEIDKFYNSYIFDYDYTEDSYRKIVVLEKGRNLNLSFETSSEIPAETLKTLETMERTFYNLCSMTGENKEENSCIDKVQIFIDAGDGFTELNSKNYQFNDKELMKFVTVDLRDFNVIKGIRIDPSDYCGFYKIDNLRLIGANDTEMKYQISGNFDFKTSNVYLFEKDDPNIILNFESEVGIARIELYISKLSTTEIVNQYVSMSVSKENEITSINSEYKQQLEMKETNEQVLKKENQDYRRMNEALVNDLADNGRVNEKLNDEIEHLRATNILCENEKQKLIQELEIKELELSSIYKSKAWKLIVKARKILGK from the coding sequence ATGAAAAATTGTGCCTTTGATCAATATCAAAGATATAATAATATCCGAAATATTATTAATGAAATGCGTAGTGATAATGAGAAGTATCGAATTCTTGAAGTCGGAGCTAATGAACATCGCAATTTAGAAAAATTCTTGCCTTTAGATAAGATAACTTATTTAGATATTCAACTACCAGAAGAGTTGCAAAAAGATCCGAACTATATACTCGGGGATGCAACAGATATGGATTTTCCTGATGATGAATATGATGTAATTGTTGCTTTGGATGTATTTGAACATATTCCCTTGGAAAAAAGAAACCAATTCATTGATGAATTATACCGTGTTAGTTCACAAATATGTATTATTACTGCACCATTTCTTTCTAAAGAAACTGTAGATGCAGAATCTAGAGTGAATTCAATATATAAGAGTTTATTTGGAGGAGACTATATTTGGTTAGCAGAACATAAGGAGAATGGGCTTCCTGATAAGGATGCTCTTGAAGGGTACCTTCAAGCAAAAAATGTGAAATTCAAGATGATAGGTCATGGGAGATTAAGTATTTGGGAGAAGTTAATGGGTTTCCACTTCTTTGCTGCTAAGTATCCAGATTTAGCGGTTTATCGTCAAGAAATTGATAAATTTTATAACTCTTATATCTTTGATTATGATTACACAGAAGATTCCTATAGAAAAATTGTTGTTTTAGAAAAAGGAAGAAATCTAAATTTATCATTTGAGACATCTTCAGAAATTCCTGCAGAAACATTAAAAACGTTAGAAACGATGGAACGCACATTTTATAACCTTTGCTCAATGACCGGTGAGAATAAAGAAGAAAATTCATGTATAGATAAAGTACAGATCTTTATAGATGCTGGAGATGGTTTTACAGAGTTGAATAGTAAGAATTATCAATTTAATGATAAAGAATTAATGAAGTTTGTTACAGTTGATCTTCGTGATTTTAATGTCATTAAAGGTATTAGAATAGACCCCTCAGATTACTGTGGCTTTTACAAAATCGATAATCTCAGACTTATTGGGGCTAATGATACTGAGATGAAATATCAAATATCAGGTAATTTTGATTTTAAAACTTCTAATGTTTATTTGTTTGAAAAGGATGACCCAAATATAATATTGAATTTTGAATCTGAAGTGGGCATAGCGCGCATTGAATTGTATATATCGAAATTATCTACAACCGAGATTGTTAATCAATATGTGAGTATGTCAGTTAGTAAAGAAAATGAAATTACGTCTATAAATAGTGAATATAAACAGCAATTAGAGATGAAAGAAACGAATGAACAAGTATTGAAAAAAGAAAACCAAGATTATCGAAGAATGAACGAAGCTCTCGTTAATGATTTAGCGGATAATGGTAGGGTAAATGAAAAATTAAATGATGAAATTGAGCATCTAAGAGCAACAAATATTTTATGTGAAAACGAAAAACAAAAGTTAATTCAGGAATTAGAAATAAAAGAGCTTGAGTTAAGTAGTATTTATAAATCTAAAGCTTGGAAATTAATTGTTAAGGCGAGAAAAATATTGGGGAAATAA